The genomic region TCATctttaaatcttaaataatttattaaattaaatatttattaaaaaaataaataattttttctcctCTTCCTTTCCTTTCATGTTgcatcttcttttctttttcctcttccctCTCTTCTCATttgcttctttcttcttccttcactGTGGCCTCCTTTCCCACCACTATGGCCtgtttcttcttccttccccttAGCCACGACATTGACCTCCTTCCCCCTCCCTCTTCACCACGACCTCCTGCCCCTACACTAGtatgtgtattttgtttttatgttttgttgttactggtttcttcttcttcatcatttcatatcctctaCTGTTAGTCTCTCTTGCATGTTTTGATGTTGCTGTTAGggagagagtaaaaaaaaattgtttttttaaagattatgcGGATCTTAAGGGTTCTTGTGTAAGAATTCATTCTCCATGCTCAAGATTTGTCCAACTTCTTTATTGGGAGATATAGTGAAGATCAAATCTTATGTTTAAAATCCTTGTTCAAGATCTGACATTAAAGTTGTTCTTAAAACACGATGGGAGAGCTAGGTATAGTGAACAGTTAAGATTAGACTAATATAGACATGTATAATTTcccttatatatttttctaagaattacatattttttaaattaacattttcaTTAGTAATAAAATTCATAGTGCATTTTTACACTAAAAATGAATTGGTCTCTCTCTttccattaaaaataattatcgtcctaaatcattttacacaaataataataataaataaataaaaaataataattttataaaattaatattatacaatcattaattcatttataaatttaatagttTATCATTATAAgagatatcaataaaaaataataattaatattctattaaaaaactaaaataataataattttaaaataatttatacaataattataatgttaCGGAATAACTACATCATAAGTTTACTGGCGAGTTTGAAAAACTAGTAATTGGCATCTGCCAGAataatcaaatatcaaataaaactgTTTTAAAGATCATGgtactgtattttttttttaaaaaaaaaagcatggtAGTAATTTACCAAAGGGTGAATGTCTCCATGCAGatgataatattttcttttcgttATATTTCTTGTTTAAGTGTGAGACTATTTCTAGTTACAATAATATTGATTCCCTGACTGAACTGTAGTGATATCCAAGACCTTTTAAGCCATGACCTAATAGgcatagaaattattttaagtaaaataagTAAACATTTAACTCAAAGTTAATATTAACTTGAAATCAGTAcatttaaaaacaatataaaaattattttaaggacATTATAGGAGtttaatacttaattttaaaaaaattctctctCCACTTTTTATGACAATTTTTGTTGGGATATGATAATTGGTTGTTACCCGACCGCGATAAGAGAAAttagtgtaaaaaataaatctgaaatgagaaaaaatgaGTAATATTAAGTTgtgataagagaaaaaaatgatttatttttcaataaatattaattaattaaaatactcttataataaataaacaaaaacaaaagacatgagtgatatttttgtttaaatattttggtGTTGGGTGTGAATGCactcccatatatatatatatatatatatatatatcagcaaTGCTCACGAAATGCAACTAGCTAGGAAGAAACACACAaaagcatttttaaaaataaatattaattaaaagtctaaaaaatatatcaaatatctTCTAACAGAATACACTGCTTCGTGTGCGTATTTGACAAAATATAGTTTTCGTACCAAATATCattttcctatatatatatatatatatatatgtatatatatatatatagagagagagagagaggcatagaaattattttaagtacATTTAAGTCAAATTTAATGTTAACTTGGAATTagtacatttaaaaataatattaaaatcataaaatataactTACAGAATAGTAGGTAAAGTAGTTCGTATACACAAAcattaataatgatattttcagactatatatatatatatatatatatatatatatatgagacacatagatttcaataaataataatggtCTGGTTTGTTTgggaggaagaaaagagaatgaataggtgaaaaaagaagaagggaaataggtaaaataaaaattgaaaatagatgcTAAAGAAAATTTAACTAACAATGTCGTTTATCACAAAAGTTAGGTGCAAATATAAGAAATCGTATTTTTTGAAATCCTTTAAACGTAAGCACTTTTGACCGTAATGGTAGGACCATGCATGCAGCCAATAAGCCAGTCCcacttattttcatttatatgtatatagagGCAAATATAAGGTATACATAGATCAGGTTGAATCCTAAGACATAGGCATGAACACAACACATGATATCCCCACAGAGTAAGATTATTATTAATTCGTGGCCCTtcaaaaatactaaaaacacCAAGGGAGCAATACTGATATTATTAAGCAAGAATCTCCTTCAAAGGCTTGGCCTCAACTTTTGCCTTCTCAAGTTCTTGGAAATGCTTTTCATTCTCAAAGTCCTTTTTCTTAGCCAGCTTCTTCATCCCAGCAATCTCAAGGTCCTTGCTCATCTTCCTCCTGTACATTTCAGCAAAAGTGATTGGTTCCTCCATCACAGGCTTCTCTCCCTCTCTAACCTTGAGAGGGTACACAGTTGCATTTAGTGCAGGGTTTTGAAACGTGGCTATGGACAAACGGCTATGGTTTGAGTTCACCACCGCTTGGTGATCAGCACTCTTGAACCTTCCATTGCTCAGATACTGCATGCATGCACCCACAcccaaaatttgaataaattattatgGAAAACAAAGTACACGGTCAAAAGCCCTtgcttgataaaaataaaataaaattaatcaatcacTAATTAAGCTAGTCTTTCTAAAAGCTTCTTGAACTTCCTTCAcatctcaatatttttattttaattaactaataaaagcaTATCATTAGCTGATACTACATAGTTactatttgttttcttcttaaatagtttgtaataaaaatatgtaaatgaaattaatataaaaataatgtaaggATTTTGATTAAGCTGTTcacatgcatatataataaaatgactcccggttaaatttataaatactgataactttaatctttaattcaaattaaaaatattgaaatataactatattaagaaaaatcatCTAATTTTAGCACAGTTTTTGTGCATTCTAATTTATCACTTTAAACATATATCTTATATCTAGttactcttttaaaaaaaattaacgactaaattaattccttaattataaattttaaaaattattgttatataCATCAAcacttaaaaattcaatttaatattataaaataagatttttaaaaccAAAGATCATGaataatctaatatatatatatatatatatatatatatatatatataaaagagaatTTGATCCTATAATATAATATCACCtgttaatttcatatttattatatatttctttgaaaagtattaaataatattatttaattcaattattaattcaatttaatattattttattatgtaaatagaTTCTATTtgagacttaaatatatttttattctttgtaattttttttattttttattcctataatacataatatatttttttactgtttaaaaCGTATCTTACATGTTTTAAAGACGAATAACAGTATAATCCTATGATTaaatgaaagagagaaagagagaagtaaTTGACAACGTGTTGATTTAATGTGAAAACGCATTGATTTTAGCCAGTTGGTTTTCGTTGTCAATAATAGTCATTAATCTTGTATAATTTACACCCTTTGGCTATCTAAATTACTTCTAGTTTTGGATAACTATTTTGGGAACCAAAGCCCATATAATCATTGCATAGTATACTCACATGACAATGGTCTCCAAGATTGACAACGAAGGCACCCTCCACAGGCTGAACGGTGATCCACGTTTTCCCATTGTCCCTGGTGGCTTGGAGTCCACCCACTTGGTCCTGAAGCAGCAATGTGATGGTGCCAGGATCAGTGTGGCGCTTGAGGCCAAGAGTGAGGTCAGGTTGTGGGCACTTAGGGTAGTAATTCACCACAATCTTCTGGTCCATGTCAACACATGCTTTGGTTAAAGCCTCTTTCTCCAACCCCATTGCCTCTGACAACACCTCCAAGAGATTGCAAGCTAGAGCCATTAGCTTCTCGCTGTATGATTCGGTCACTGATCTCCACCCTTTTGGAGTGTCTGGCCACCTTGTatagtctctctctctcattgggTAGGAAAAGTATATCACTATCTCTCTCCAGTCCTGCACGGACTCACCCTGTCATGTCCCACAAATCATCCACGGAGTTAATTACTTGAATGATAAATCCAAATCGAttcaacataaaaattgaaaactgctcaaaaatatgtgaaattttgcaaagaaaaataaacatgtgatgaaaaatatttactcGGAGATGACTAGAGACGTTGAATCCTCCCCTTTTGCCACCGGACATATCAAAGCGAACCTTTTCGTCCAGTGGCAAGATAAAGAACTCTTTGGCAAGACGGGTCATCTCGGCCATGAGTTGTTGATCCACACCGTGATCAACAACTTGGAAGATACCCCAATTCTTGCAAGCCTCCACAATCTTCTTGCAAATCTCTTCTCTACGACCACCCACCTCGTGGATTCCGGCCAGAGAAATCACCGGGACCTCATTGCTGAATTCATTGTACGCAACCTTTGGACGCTCGTCTTCATCCCGAACGAAGCTCAATTCCAGGGTCTTCTCCTGAGCCAGGTAAGCCAGATCAGTCTTGGCCGTTGGTGCCATTCTTGTCTTTGGGTTAACTTGCTTACGGTGTGGGGATTGAGGAGAATGTGCGTGTGTGTAGTGGAATTAAACAGTAGCATGCaatgtttgattttttgaaGTTTGAAGGATGGTAAGAGAATGCAAGATTGGTTGGTGTTTTATAGCGTGGCATGGAGGGTAGGAGCTCCTACTTACTAACCACGTGTTCCCAAGCATTCCTCTCAACTCTACATACATGTTCCTTTCACGTTGGTACCTAACTTTATTCAATtcgtctctttttttttctccctacaagtcattaaataaacaaaattatgttttatattttatgatattaattatttatattgtttttttagaatttaactAAATTGCACTAAAAGTGTAATCAAATTTACTTCTCGAAACAATCGTGGAATATTAAATAATGAATTATCACAATACGATTATTAACTTTcataataatgtattttaaaaact from Glycine soja cultivar W05 chromosome 16, ASM419377v2, whole genome shotgun sequence harbors:
- the LOC114390424 gene encoding naringenin,2-oxoglutarate 3-dioxygenase-like encodes the protein MAPTAKTDLAYLAQEKTLELSFVRDEDERPKVAYNEFSNEVPVISLAGIHEVGGRREEICKKIVEACKNWGIFQVVDHGVDQQLMAEMTRLAKEFFILPLDEKVRFDMSGGKRGGFNVSSHLRGESVQDWREIVIYFSYPMRERDYTRWPDTPKGWRSVTESYSEKLMALACNLLEVLSEAMGLEKEALTKACVDMDQKIVVNYYPKCPQPDLTLGLKRHTDPGTITLLLQDQVGGLQATRDNGKTWITVQPVEGAFVVNLGDHCHYLSNGRFKSADHQAVVNSNHSRLSIATFQNPALNATVYPLKVREGEKPVMEEPITFAEMYRRKMSKDLEIAGMKKLAKKKDFENEKHFQELEKAKVEAKPLKEILA